Sequence from the Carassius gibelio isolate Cgi1373 ecotype wild population from Czech Republic chromosome A7, carGib1.2-hapl.c, whole genome shotgun sequence genome:
ATCACACCGCTCTTCTCCAAACATCAGCCGAACACTCGGGGTAAGAGGTAATTGGCGAGTGGATTAGATCTCTTAATGCACGTGAAGTAGCTGAGAGCAGCAGTGGAGCAGGATGATTGGGTTACGCTGCTGGATGCTGATACCAAAACCACAGCGTTGCATTACAGATGGAACATGACGGCAACGGAGCAAGCACTGATCATTTCAACCAATCAAATGAACAGGAAGATGAGGAGATAGAGCAAGTGACAGGGGTCAGAAAAAccagtgtgagagtgagagagagagaaagagagagaatgagaagaagaagaaaggaagGAGTTTTTCAGAATGTAGGAAAACTGAGATGTGTGGAAGTGAGGATGCTTTTTGTACATGAATATGCACAGTCAATCCCAAAATGCACCTGCATTTAAAGGGGACATGCATTACACTACCGCTCAAGTAAGATgcttataatgttttaaaagaagtctcttattgcTCTCctagggtgcatttatttgattaaaaatacagcaaaatatgaaatattattacaatgttaaaTAAGCTGTTTTCTCtttgagtatattttaaaacaatttattcctgtgaagcaaagctgaatttatcatcatcattactccagtctccagtgtcacatgacccttcagagctgaaaacagctgtgctgcttaatatttttgtagacattttttttttcagaattcttcaaATAGAGAGTTCAAAGGaaccacatttatttgtattttttacatttttaataaagatatattatttattaaacatcataaatgtcagtactgtcattttttataaattgaatgGATCCTTGCTACATAAAGGTATTTGCAGCACTCAGGAATGGTTTTAACAAAGCGCAGCGCAGGATGCCTCCTCTGCCATGTTACCGTGCAATAAAACAGTTTTCATGCTAACTTGCTActgtaaacaaaaacacacaatgcttGCCCCGCCTCCAGGatcttctgattggtccactgCTTTGAAACAGATTGATAAGGTGGTGCTGCGTGTAAAAGTTGGCGTTCTTTTAACTTGACATGGCAAAAACGCAAGGCACATCCGTCTAGCGCGTAAGAGAAACAATAGAAAAGTAACGCATTGAAATTGAAAacagtgttctgtgtgaatggcccccAAGGTTGGAAGATGgaaaatggtaaataaaaaaaaaacagctgtttattttgttttgtttttcttgaatAATATAAGTGGATAAACACTTTAAATACAGAGTGACAAAGAGGTAACAAAAGGGGATTTTGTTTCCGTACCTCTTGTGCACTCCTGCGAGTGCGGTCTCTCTGAGAGGAAACGGTTTAGGGTAGACGACGGTGAACATGGGCTGACTGCAGCGGTGACAATGACCCAGAGGCCACTGGACTACATCTAGCAGACTCTTGGGCAACAGGAATGGTGTCAGGAACTTCACATCTGCACACAAGACGGGAGAACGTGAGAAGATTTAGGCTGGTGAAGGTGAAGGAACCTGATGCTTTGTCGGTTTGTTTGCGACTCTTACCCTTACTGGTCCTGTTGTAGGCTGCATGTAGTACTCTGCACGCCAGCTCTTCCAGAGGCAACACATGGTCAGTGTCAGAGCCGATGGCCTTCACTTCAGAGGGCAGAGGAACAGTCACATCTCCCAGCGTCAGACTGAGCTGCTTCACGTCAGAGATCTGCACAGCTAGACCACATCTGTGCATGCAGACAGATTCATAACATCAAGTGAACAGGTTGAAAAAGCCAGGAAACAACCACATCAACCACCATGAAAAGCTATATATACACACTGGCAAATCAGCAACTGTCATACTTTTTGTAATTGATTTATAATGCCGGATAGTCTTGCATTTTATCCACCCAGAATCTGTTTGGGATCGGCGAATTGCTCTCGGGAAAATATGCAGCCAAAGCAGCAGAACATTTTAAAAGTTAACAAGTCCAGTTGAAGTTTACAGTTTATAAAACTAGTTGGGTCTTTAAGAGATAATCAAGAGTTTTGTTGCTCGTCTGAGGAAAGTACGTTCTTGCAGAGTCacatgtgtgaaaaaaaaaaatcaatgttgtTTACTTTGAGAAATGGATGGAAAGTCTGACCAAAGACTCACTCTACACACATTTTCCATGAGTTTGTGTGGCACCGTTTGTCCAGACGCTCACAGGAATCTCAATGATTGCTGCACGCTGATTCATTATTATGTTAAATTAACTATTTCAGATTTAAATGCCCATACTGACacattatgtatttgtgtgtgtataaatatatatataatttaattagatCAACTCTAATTGTCTTTTATTGAATCAATTTGATTCTTTATTTCTGGGCTATATATGATCtgagaaaaataacaataacattttaaattttgcaatttaaactttgaaaTGGGGGAAAAGGAACTGACATTTTTCATTAGaaaaaacatatgaaaacatCACCAAACACTATATAAAAGGCACAGATTTATTTTAACTGGTTTATGTGAATGTTGTTTAAGGTTCACTTAAATAATATTCTGTAATTGTtactaaatgacaaataaaaacaatgttaaattgATCATTTGCTTGTGTTGTTTCAACATTAACTTTCAACCATTAGCATTTCCACATAAAgattcaaaagaaaataaatgtatgatCACACATCTTAAAATGCTAGATGTGATTTATCATGATTAATtagagaaatatttttaaaacaaaagtgtggagaaaactCACTCACCCACTGCAGCCGATGACTTTGTTATAAAGATACGACGGGAGCCCCTTCAGATGAGCGTTGTTGTCCACAAAGACAAACTGCAGCTCCATGGAGCGCCCCAGATCTGACAAAAACATACAACCTCAGTATATTGGCAACAACATCAAATAATTCACCTGGTCCTCGTGCAATATATTCCAAGTCATCTAAAGTGATATAATAGATGTGCACAAGGAACAGAATACTTCCCTCAACTGTAGTTCTCAATATTAATAACTTCTGGTTTGTTCCTCACAAAAAACATCATATGGTTTCACAGAACTGGCATGGACTATATTTGGGCTGAGCATAACTAGACAACAAATTAATTATGATGCTTACATTCCCTTTCAAAAGTCTGGGATCAGTAGCATTTttatgctctccaaggctgcatttatttaatgaaaaatacactaaaaacagtaatgtagttaaatattattagattttaaaatatctttttttataatcaatatatttaaaaaatttaatttattactgcgatgcaaagctgtattttcagcatcattcctccagtcttcagtgtcacatgatccttcagaaatcagtctaatacgctgatttgctcaagaaacatttcttattattaccagttttgaatgtttttttcaggattctttaacgaatagaaaaaacatatttatttataacattatagaTGTCTTTCAACTGAATGAATTTGtgtagaataaaagtattaatttatatcaaaacacacaaaaatcttactgacccccaaaTGTCGTCCTTCTGTGTAATTGTGAATGTAATGTAATCTTGATCGTATCTTCTCACCCAGGGGCAGTGATGTCAGGCAGTTGGCAGCCATGGAGAGCTCGTTGAGGTCGGGCAGCAGACAGAGCTGGCGAGGAAGGCAGTGCAGCTGGTTGCGGTCTGCCGTCAGGCACTGCAGGGACAGACACCGGTGCAGACGCTCCGGAAGAGTCCTCAGGAGGTTCATGGACACGTCCAGAGTCTCCAGCTCTCCGAGATCTCCCAGCTCTACCAATACAAGCACATATACATCTCTGTTAAAGTTTCAATCAGGTGAAAGCAGGATATTATAACACTAGAGACTCTTGTTATGCCCTCTGCTGGCAAAAACAGGAGCATATACACCATAAGACATTAAAAAGAAACCATATTTGTATTAATGCATTGCAATGCATTTCACTAGTTAAAATACTCTTGAAACTGTTGGAACAATTGGAATAATTGACATATGATAAAGTTAAGCCGCGAACAGTCTCGGCTTCAGATGAAACACTGCCTAATTAAATTGGGAAAAAGCAATAAAAAGACTGATGTaaaacaatgtgtgtgttttgaagcGAAGCATTTAAAGAGAGGGTCAAAGAAGCTTAATCATTTTCCCACAGTCTCTTTATAAAGTTTTACTCCTTAGAAGCATTTAAGTGTCACATTGAACACAAAAATCAAAGTTTCTCTGCTAAATGAAGTTAATTACTGCAGTGTGTACCAAGGTTTAAAAGTCTCCTTATACTATTTGAAATAGTTTGATGCGGTTAAAGCTGCTTAATTAcacatggataaaaaaaaaaagttacagaaggCAGGAAGGCAGCACTGTATTTATACTCCGCTCTCAATTTTCACAATCTACTGCAAATAATTCAGTTCGAATCACACAGACTTCCTTCAACGTTTGGAATATTTCAGGTTAAATAAGTTCATAAATGCATGTACATCTAAATCATGTTCTATTTTAATTGATGCATGcagcatgcatttatttgcagtgaactattatttttattgatctTAAGCACGTAAAAGCAATAAAACCAAATATAACAGCAATTCATTCTTTATTATCAGACTTTCCTGTGCACATCAGAATTGAGAATCACTATTTTGAGTAGCAGCAATGCAACCATTCTCAGTTTTTTTAGAGTCATGCTGATAAATGTTCGCGCATAACCTTGCGGGAGAAACTTCAGTTGATTGTTGGCCAATCGAAGATGTCGTAATGAGCGCAGCTGACCAATCTCCGGACAGATGACTTGAAGAGCGTTGTCACTCAGGTCCAGTGACTGCAGCTTCACAAGGTTGCCAATTGCTGGAAAAACACCATAATGTATCATGTAATGCATAAAGTACCTGGCATCCAAATATTGCTATATACAATGTGATCATGAGATAAAATTACCTTGAGGAATTATCGCAATATTGTTTGAGTGCAGATATCTACATGAAACGAAAGAAAGATGGCAGGAGTATGTGTCATAACCTTGTTTTTCATCAGATGTCATACAAATGTAGCACAAATTAATAGATTTTACAAAACTCAGATTTGGCCCATTTACATCACACAGCTATTAATTATGGGTGGGTAAGAAAACGTCCCAAAGATTGATGGACCTCTACTGGACAACAGTAATATTACAGTAGAACAGAACCGATAACTAACACAACACTGTTAGAAGACCAAAAATTCAGTATAACAATGACTAATACTCACAGTTCGATCAGGTTGGGAAGTTTCTGAGCCAGACTGTCTGGCTGACAGGAGGAAAACAGTATGAGGAtgcaaaatattttcataatatttcaatACAGGGCTAAGTCAGATATGAAAACCAACATCACTGGGACTAAGATCTTACAAGTGCAGTGAGGGAGTTTCTCTTCATAAAGAGACGCTCCAGGAACTGCATCCCTTCATCTCTGAGGAGCTCCACGGGGAAACTGTTGAGGTTTCTGTAGTTCAGGAAAAGATTCTTGTGTCGCTCTTGCTTGGCCATAAAAATGGCTTCATGGAGTTCAGACGCCATGTGCTGCAAGAACCGTCTTTGGCTGAGAGAGTTTGCCCTCTTTCAGCTTCTACTTTTCCATCCTGAAAGAaatttttttagacatttttttttatttcattgatatataaatacatgtatttattaagaATTACGACAAAATATACAGAGtaactgatataaaaatataaaggacaatattaaaaaataatataataaaaacaataaaaaacaaaggcGAGATGTATTGTACAGAATGACAGCAACACTTGAACTTAACGTTACTCATGAACTCATGTTTACTACCAGCATTAAAGAATTATTTAATGTCAGATGCTAAATAAAGATGATGCTGTAATGTCATTCAGTCTGATAAACAAATGACGAGCGTACATGTAAATTAAGTCTCTAACGTTACACACATCTAATCATCGACTAACATCAGCTCCTCGGCAGCTCAAAGTGTTCCTTTTTAGAATCAGCGAGCAATAAAGCTGACTTACGCAATAAAAAACACGATGATGGATGTCATGAATGAATGGGCAGCTTACACAGCATCCCTGTCGTGGATGAGATGTGAATAATTCCCTGTTGAAAACCACTGCGGTTATTTATGAGTTGTTTGTGTACCGAACTGCTCTTCCGTCTGCAAACAAACGCGTCACTGGATACAGACAGagagcatcatgggtaatgtagttttttttatttcaacaaaagaaaaaaaaaatcggaaccGTCTCATTTCACTGTTCTATAACTAATAAATAATCTAATCTAAcgttaatatgatataatataatttcaatttacgttttatttatctttttaaaaataaatacaaatatgctTTTGGACACATTTGATGCTTTCAGAAGTTCACTGAAAAAATACTGGAAACACCACATTAAATGACTCATAATTCATTGTGTTTATCTGTTAAAAGCTACTGCTGCTATAttgaaaaatgaattaataatgcaTGATTTAATTTTGCTCATGCATGACGTCACTTACAATACCGCACATATAGCAGTCCTTCCTGATATGCATAAACACCGTACAAAATGCCTTGAACCATGttcattttatgaatttattaattcACTGAAATGCAAAAATAGATCGGTAGgtgaaaatatgcatttaattcaaatgtaattataatatgtattaaCATGCTCTCTTATGCATTAACTATAAAGCTAAAATTGAGTTTACAGTACTGCTTCACGATTAATAATCCGAACCTACTACTTAATATGCAAATCGAATCACAAAATGATTTATCTGTACTTATTATCAATAAtatcttatttatatttattttctcttgacAATATGCCATCATAATTCCATTATGATAATCCCTCCATCTTCCTTTCGTTattaattttttcctttttcaaaTGTACACAAAAGAAAACCacacaaataaagttaataagtgCCTTTTTTAATCAGAACAGCCAGGTTTGAACAGACTTGGACCACAAAACGTTCTCCATTCTCCCCTCCCATTTTGGATCTGCAACCCTCTTTAGACACGAACACATACATATCGAACACATCTCAACCGAACAACCAAACATTGCGCTCCCCAGCATCAAGGAGTGAAAGGAAATAGCTTGAGACATGACACAATCCTTCTTCACGTTCTAGATGGCGCCATCAGATCTCGAAACACCTCCAATGCTCCCCTCTCAACCCTCACGTAACTCTCAGAGCAACACCACGCGTCTGGACTTCAGAACGAGCATCTGGTGAGATGATGGAGAGCAGCAGTTTTCAGCAGCAGGGTACAGTGAGCGCCGAGGAACAGGTCACTTCCTGTCCTTCTGACGGCCACTCAAAACCTTCAGCCCTGAGAAGATCTAGCCCATAGTCAACAGATCTGTAATCGAGAAATCAGCCATTGGTCGCGTGTTGCGGCTCTGTAAGCGGAGACGGTCAGAGGAGAGCATTAGGATGGTGTCTCGCACAATCACTGATTAACAAAAACTACGAAAAACGCAGAAAAAAAAGACCAACATAACATTGGTGGCACTGTATGATCATTGCTTGATATTTTTCCCCCCTAAAAACTCACATTTCCCTTATAAAGTCATTCGAAAAAATTCAGGATATTTACAAGAATATCTTGCATCTGGATACTATTTCAGTTTAATCGGCTCAATATCTGCATGAACAATATTTCATCAAACTGCTGTGAATGAAATATGTAAATACCAGCTAACATTTCTTCAACTATATATCACAtctgcttagttttatttaaatcGCACTGAAATGGTTCGTTCCACAtggtgtttttttaataattaaaaaaatatatattgatataaacCAGGAAAAAAACTTATGATTATGTAAATTGGATGCACCTGACAACAGCCGAAACTCAAGTAAATCGCTTCATATCCAAAGTGTTTTTGCTTCGATTAACATTTGGTTTTTCTGATGCAAGTTTAACACACCAATGAATGTGTAATGAAAAGATAAAACAGAACAATGCCAACCGTGAAATTCAGAAACATGAAAGGGAGAGGAGAGCAGAACCAGTATATACtggaaaaaattacaaaataatccaTTCTAACTAATCCATCTTTGCCCACGAGTTAAAAGATGGGTAAATTAAACATCAACAACATTCCAGCACATTTGAAGTCAACTGTCAGACCTTTTTGAtctcagaaaataaataataaacaaaatctaGGCAAGATCCGATAGGAAAGAAAGCAGCTAGTCATAAAAAAATGTCTGTAACTCGGTAATTTCTCCACTCCGAGATTGTGGTTTGTAGCATTTATGTGAGGTTTCACCCAGATACAGAGAGCATAATATTGTCCTTTTCATGAAAAAAGGTCAGATGTACTTTATATATAGGTACATAAAAAAAGAGTGAGGTAGAtaaaatgtctgaaaaaaaagtCCCCATGGAAAAAAGcatataaaaatatctaaaatgtaaTCAGGGGTTGGGTGTGGTGGTGGGGGATATAGACAAAAAAGGAgatagacaaaataaataatgagtaataacttaaataataaggccagggtgaaaaaaaaaaaagtcccaaaaACTGGCACTCATAGTCAAACCTTTATCTCAAATCCATATAAGTGTTCTATGTTACAAACACAGCTTCTGCATAGAGATATGCCCAATCGTATCTGTAGAATCGTTTATAAGGCTCTGCTCGGAAGGAAGGAAACGCAGAGTTTTGAAGATCAGGGCCTTCGAAGGGCGGCAGGATCTGT
This genomic interval carries:
- the LOC128017326 gene encoding leucine-rich repeat-containing protein 28 isoform X1, with amino-acid sequence MASELHEAIFMAKQERHKNLFLNYRNLNSFPVELLRDEGMQFLERLFMKRNSLTALPDSLAQKLPNLIELYLHSNNIAIIPQAIGNLVKLQSLDLSDNALQVICPEIGQLRSLRHLRLANNQLKFLPQELGDLGELETLDVSMNLLRTLPERLHRCLSLQCLTADRNQLHCLPRQLCLLPDLNELSMAANCLTSLPLDLGRSMELQFVFVDNNAHLKGLPSYLYNKVIGCSGCGLAVQISDVKQLSLTLGDVTVPLPSEVKAIGSDTDHVLPLEELACRVLHAAYNRTSKDVKFLTPFLLPKSLLDVVQWPLGHCHRCSQPMFTVVYPKPFPLRETALAGVHKRTTVSFVAYCCSSHCLRTFNLQG
- the LOC128017326 gene encoding leucine-rich repeat-containing protein 28 isoform X2; this translates as MNLLRTLPERLHRCLSLQCLTADRNQLHCLPRQLCLLPDLNELSMAANCLTSLPLDLGRSMELQFVFVDNNAHLKGLPSYLYNKVIGCSGCGLAVQISDVKQLSLTLGDVTVPLPSEVKAIGSDTDHVLPLEELACRVLHAAYNRTSKDVKFLTPFLLPKSLLDVVQWPLGHCHRCSQPMFTVVYPKPFPLRETALAGVHKRTTVSFVAYCCSSHCLRTFNLQG